The DNA region GTTGGCGGGGTCTTCCAGCTCAAGGCCTTCGTGGGAGATGTGCCAGAGATTGTCGTCCCGGCTGTAGGAATCGCTCTTTTTCATGGGCACCGGGATCTTCCGTTTTTCAAGGTACTTGATTTCTTCCTCCCGGCTCCTGATGTCCCAGGTCCGCCAGGGAGCGATGATCTCCAGGTCCGGGGCAAAGGCCATGATCCCCAGGTCAAACCGGACCTGGTCATTTCCCTTGCCTGTGGCGCCGTGGGCTATGGCGTAGGCTTTTTCCTTGCGGGCGTAGTCCACTAGGATCTTGGCGATCAGGGGGCGGGCGGTGGAGGTGCCCAAAAGGTACTTGTCCTCGTAGAGGGCGTTGGCTTTCAGGGCGGGCCACACATAGTTTTCCACGTACTCTTTTTTAACGTCCGCCACGTAACAAGCCAGGGCGCCGGTATCCAGGGCCCTCTGTTTGATGGTCGTCCAGTCAGCCTCCTGGCCCACATCCACGCAAACCGCGATAATATCGCAGTCGTAGTTTTCCTTTAGCCAGGGAATGATCACCGTGGTATCCAGCCCACCGGAATAGGCGAGGACTATTTTCTTTTTCATGATATCTCCATTTATACTCTAAGAGGTTTATAGAGAATAATATCACAAAAAGGAGAAATATGTTAATATGGGTAAATTGGAGGGGTAATTTTGGGCAGGGACATTGATGGGTTAGCCCAGGCAAGAAAAAACAAGGAATTCACTATTGACGCAAGAAGGTATTTGCATCAACACCCGGAACTTTCCGGAGTGGAATTTGAAACCTTGGCATATATCAGGGCCAATCTTGATTTCCTCGGCATATCCTGGGTTGAAGTGGCGGAAGGGGGTATTCTGGCAAGCCTGGGAGACCAGGGGAAGGGAAAGACCCTGCTGCTCAGGGCGGATATTGATGCCCTGCCAATTCAGGAAAACCCCCGGAACCTTACCAGGGGACGAGCCGTCATCTCGGAAAACCCCGGAATCCAACACGCCTGTGGCCACGATGCTCATACGGCCATGCTCCTCACGGCAGGTAAAATTCTCAAGGAGTATGAGCAGGATATTCCCGGTAGGGTATTGCTTATGTTTGAACGAGGCGAAGAGAGGGGCGGCAATCTGAATCAAATTTTGCAGTATATAAAGGACCAGGAAATTCATATCCACGGTTCCCACGCAATCCATGTGCGGCCCGGAGTACCTGCGGGAAAGATAGTGGTTATAGACGGCCCTGTCATGGCAGGGGCTTGCGGTTTTAATATCACTATTATCGGAAAGGACGGGCACAGCTCCCGGCCGGATCTGGCTAACAATCCTTTGGACTGCTTTAGCTCCTTTTATCAATCCCTCAAGGATATACGTTTAAGGAATATCTCGCCCTTTGAACATTTTACCCTATCGGTAGGAAAACTGAACTTTGGGGAAAAAACGAATATCATTGCCAGGGAACTTAATTTCCAGGGTTCGGCCCGGTTTTTCCGGGAGGAGAGCGGGGATCGTTTTTTTGAAACATTCAATCTCCTTTTAGACAATACCGCCAGGGCCCATCACTGTACCTATACTATTAATCACCAGCTACGGGGGATTCCGGTTATCAACCGAGATCCTGCTGTCCGTTTTTCTCGGCAAGGCATCCGCAAATACCTGGGAGATGATTATCTTATAGACCAATACGATCCTATGATGGGCGCTGATGACTTTGCGCTGATAGCAAAACTATATCCTTCAGTAATGATACATCTTGGAATAGATAACCCGGAAAAGGGAAGCGGAGCAGATTTGCATACGGATATTTTTGATCTTGATGAGGAGGTCCTGCACTTGGGGGTGGCTGCTACGATTGGTTTTGTCCTGGAATTCCTCGGGGATGGCAGGGGCTGATATGGAAGCTCTAACATGGGAACCGGATTATTATAAAAATCAGCTTGAGCGTTCATGGCAGGAACTTGCCATGTTGAGCCACCTTGCTGAAATGGTAAGTTTGGGAGGAGATTCAAAGGAGACCAATTCCATCGTTTTAAAAAAGGTGGTGGATCTTATGAAGGGGAATTTTGGGTACATCTATCTGGTGGACAAGGGCGAGCGGACCATAAGCCTTGCGTCAGAATATTTCCCTCATGCAAAACCTTTGCCGGAAAGCGCCACCAATGTGGTCCTGGATGAAAAAATCAACCGCCCTGTTCATCAGGTGATTTTGACCGGCAAAGGGA from Treponema primitia ZAS-2 includes:
- a CDS encoding M20 metallopeptidase family protein codes for the protein MGRDIDGLAQARKNKEFTIDARRYLHQHPELSGVEFETLAYIRANLDFLGISWVEVAEGGILASLGDQGKGKTLLLRADIDALPIQENPRNLTRGRAVISENPGIQHACGHDAHTAMLLTAGKILKEYEQDIPGRVLLMFERGEERGGNLNQILQYIKDQEIHIHGSHAIHVRPGVPAGKIVVIDGPVMAGACGFNITIIGKDGHSSRPDLANNPLDCFSSFYQSLKDIRLRNISPFEHFTLSVGKLNFGEKTNIIARELNFQGSARFFREESGDRFFETFNLLLDNTARAHHCTYTINHQLRGIPVINRDPAVRFSRQGIRKYLGDDYLIDQYDPMMGADDFALIAKLYPSVMIHLGIDNPEKGSGADLHTDIFDLDEEVLHLGVAATIGFVLEFLGDGRG